The window CAACGAGCCGAAGGTCACCAGCTCGTCGCGCACCAGCATGCGCTGCGGCTGCACCACCTCCACCAGCGGTGCCGGTTCGGCAGCCTCCTCCTGCGCCTGACCGAAGCCGGCGGCCAGCAGCAGGGCGGCCAAGAGCCAAGCGTGCAGACGGGCGGTCATACTCGACCTCTGCAATGGGGGAACAGATCGAGTATGGCCGCCCCGCGGGCGTTATTCAGCCGCAGCCGGCGCAGCGGAACCCGATTCCTTCTAGAACATGCATGGGAAGCCCTGGGCGCAGGCCACTATTCGCCGCGAATGTAATGTTCCAGGTGCTGGATCAGACTTTCCTGCTCGGCGGTGATGTCGCGGACCAAGTCGCCGATAGACAGCAAGCCGATCAGCTTGCCGTCGTCGAGAACCGGCAAATGGCGCAGTTTCTTCTCGGTCATCAGCTGCATGCAGTACTGATTGCTGTCGCGTGGCCCGACGACGAACAGATCGGTGGTCATGACCTCCTCGACGCTGGTGGCGTAGGCGGAACGCTCCAGCGCCATCACGCGGCGTACATAGTCACGTTCGGTGACTATCCCCACCAGTTGTTCGCCGTCCATCACCAATAATGCGCCGATGCCTTTATCGGCCAGCAGGATGGCGGCTTCCAACACAGAGGTGGTGGGGCTGACGCTGTAGATGACATCCGATTTGAATCTGAGAATCTCGGCGACTGTTTTCATGCACTGACTCCTAGCGGCTTGTACTTCTTATAGCTGAACCTCGGCACTCGCCCACTGGCTCCAGCCGTCGGGCTCCGACCGGGCCCCTGCGACCGCCTGCCTATACTGCAAAAATCCTGCAAACGGAGGTGGTCATGGCGAACTATCCGGTAGAAGCCATCCGAACGGTCGCCCTGGTCGGCCAGGGTGACAGCGGCAAGACGAGCCTGGCCGAGGCGCTGCTGCATCGCAGTGGCGCCATCGGCAGCATGGGCAGCCTGGAGCGCGGCGATACGGTCTGCGACTTCGACCCCATGGAGCGCGAATACCGCCACTCCCTAGCCTCGGCGCTGGCGCACTGCAGTTACGCCGGCGCCGAGATCAACCTGATCGACACCCCCGGCTTTCCCGACTTCATCGGCCAGGCCATCGCCGCCCTGGCCGCGGTGGAAACCGCGCTGGTGGTGGTCAACGCCCAGAGCGGCATCGAGCTGACCACCCGGCGGATGATGACCCTCGCCAGCGAACGCGGGCTGTGCCGGCTGCTGGTGGTGAACAAGATCGATGCCGAGCGAGTCGACCTGCCCGGCCTACTCGCCGACCTGCGCGAAACGTTCGGCAGGGAGGTGCTGCCGCTCAACCTGCCGGCCGAAGGCGCCAGCCGCGTGGTCGACTGCTTCTTCAACCCAGCGGGCGTCGCCGATTTTTCCTCGGTGCAAGACGCGCACCAGGCTCTGGTCGACCAGGTCGTGGAAGTCGATGAGGAACTGATGGCGCGTTACCTCGAGCATGGCGAGATCAGCCCGGAAGAGCTGCACGAGCCCTTCGAGCGGGCGCTGCGCGAGGGCCATCTGATTCCCTTGTGCTTCGTCTCGGCACGCAGCGGCGCCGGCGTGGGCGAGTTGCTCGACATCCTTGCGCGGCTCGCGCCCAACCCGAGCGAAGGCAATCCGCCGCTGTTTCTCAAGGGTGACGGCGAGGACGCCCAGCCCTTTCGCTCCGAACCCGACCCGCAGGCCCACGTGCTGGCCCATGTGTTCAAGGTGGTGATGGACCCTTTCGTCGGCAAGCTCGGCATCTTCCGCGTCCACCAAGGCACCCTGCAGCGCGACATGCAGTTGTTCGTCGGCGACGGCCGCAAGCCGTTCAAGCTCGGCCACCTGCTGCGTCTGCAGGGCAAGCGCCACGAAGAGGTGGTGCAACTGATTCCCGGTGACTTCGGCGCCCTGACCAAGGTCGACGAGGTCGAGTTCGACGTGGTGCTGCACGACTCCCACGACGAAGACCAGATCCGCCTCAAGCCGCTGGACTTCCCGGCGCCGATGCTGGGCCTGGCCATCGAAGCCAGGCGCCGTGGCGACGAGCAGCGGATCGCCGAGGTGCTCGCCCGGCTGCAGGCCGAAGATCCCTGCGTCAAGCTCGACTACCACCCGGCCACCCAGGAAACCGTGCTGCGCGGCATGGGCGAACTGCACCTGCGCTACCTGCTCGACCGCCTCGCCGGCAACTACAAGCTGGAAGTGGAGACCCGGCCGCCGCGCGTGCCTTACCGGGAAACCATCACCCGCCCGGCCGAAGGCCATAGCCGGCACAAGAAGCAGACCGGCGGCGCCGGCCAGTTCGGCGAGGTGTTCCTGCGCGTCGAACCGCTGCCGCGCGGCGCCGGCTTCGAGTTCGTCGACGAGGTGAAGGGCGGCGTGATCCCCTCCCAGTTCATCCTCTCGGTGGAGAAAGGCGTGCGTTCGGTGCTGGACAGCGGACCGCTGGCCGGCTACCCGGTGGCCGACGTGAAGGTCACCGTGTATGACGGCAAGAGCCACCCGGTCGACTCCAAGGACGTGGCCTTCCAGGCCGCCGGGCGCAAGGCGATGCTCGATGGTCTGCGAGCGGCCGGCTGCATCGCCCTGGAGCCGATCGTGACGATCGAGGTCACCGCGCCCGAGGCCCGGCTCGGCGACATCACCACCGACCTGATCGGCCGCCGCGGCCAGGTCCTCGGCACCGAGTCGCTGTCCCAGGGCGTGGCGCTGATCCGCGGTCAGGTGCCGCTGGCCGAACTGGAGGGCTATGCCGGACGGCTGAAGTCGATCACCGCCGGCCAGGGGGCCTACGGCATGCTACTCAGCCACTACAACAACGTGCCGCAAGAGGTGCAGCAACGGCTGGCGTCCGCCTATAAGGCGGTGCAGGAAGAGGATTGAGCCACCATCCGAGTCAGCCCAGGGTCTTTGCAACAGCGCCATAGCCCCAGCCCTGGCAATGAGCTGGGGGGAGCACTGGCCAGACTGTTGCGCCGACCTCAGAACCTGTCTCGGATCTGCTGCGCGTCGGCCAAACGGCGTTAAAAACGGCTTCGGAATGCTCATTTACAACTCGTAAACTCCGCTTCCTCAGCCGTTTTCGCCTTGTTTGACTCTAGCTCGCGAGATCCGAAACAGGTTCTCAGAGCAAGCCTTCCGTCTTCAGCGCCTTCTGCACCGCCGGTCGGGCGGC is drawn from Pseudomonas cavernae and contains these coding sequences:
- the fusA gene encoding elongation factor G; its protein translation is MANYPVEAIRTVALVGQGDSGKTSLAEALLHRSGAIGSMGSLERGDTVCDFDPMEREYRHSLASALAHCSYAGAEINLIDTPGFPDFIGQAIAALAAVETALVVVNAQSGIELTTRRMMTLASERGLCRLLVVNKIDAERVDLPGLLADLRETFGREVLPLNLPAEGASRVVDCFFNPAGVADFSSVQDAHQALVDQVVEVDEELMARYLEHGEISPEELHEPFERALREGHLIPLCFVSARSGAGVGELLDILARLAPNPSEGNPPLFLKGDGEDAQPFRSEPDPQAHVLAHVFKVVMDPFVGKLGIFRVHQGTLQRDMQLFVGDGRKPFKLGHLLRLQGKRHEEVVQLIPGDFGALTKVDEVEFDVVLHDSHDEDQIRLKPLDFPAPMLGLAIEARRRGDEQRIAEVLARLQAEDPCVKLDYHPATQETVLRGMGELHLRYLLDRLAGNYKLEVETRPPRVPYRETITRPAEGHSRHKKQTGGAGQFGEVFLRVEPLPRGAGFEFVDEVKGGVIPSQFILSVEKGVRSVLDSGPLAGYPVADVKVTVYDGKSHPVDSKDVAFQAAGRKAMLDGLRAAGCIALEPIVTIEVTAPEARLGDITTDLIGRRGQVLGTESLSQGVALIRGQVPLAELEGYAGRLKSITAGQGAYGMLLSHYNNVPQEVQQRLASAYKAVQEED
- a CDS encoding CBS domain-containing protein, translated to MKTVAEILRFKSDVIYSVSPTTSVLEAAILLADKGIGALLVMDGEQLVGIVTERDYVRRVMALERSAYATSVEEVMTTDLFVVGPRDSNQYCMQLMTEKKLRHLPVLDDGKLIGLLSIGDLVRDITAEQESLIQHLEHYIRGE